One genomic window of Aquisalimonas sp. 2447 includes the following:
- the proV gene encoding glycine betaine/L-proline ABC transporter ATP-binding protein ProV, with protein MSEDAKLVVENLYKIFGPSPKQALEMVEQGYHKDDILKETGNTVGVQDANFAIRPGEIFVVMGLSGSGKSTLVRMLNRLIDPTSGTVKVDGRDITKMSKKELINMRRNDMSMVFQSFALMPHKTVLDNAAFGLEVSSIPREQRHKRAGEALEAVGLGAWLNSYPHELSGGMKQRVGLARALATDPGILLMDEAFSALDPLIRTEMQDELIALQKKDQRTVVFISHDLDEAMRIGDRIAMMEGGRVVQVGTPEEIVSQPANEYVKSFFYGVDVSQVFAAGDIATNKQVTVIQRPGADVNAALARLREHDREYGMVVDRDGKYQGVVSAANLVKAAESGGEDRWQSAFEAEAEAVPRDKPLNEVLGLVAEARWPVPVVDEEGRYIGSISKTALLQTLDKAG; from the coding sequence ATGTCTGAAGACGCGAAGCTTGTCGTCGAGAATCTCTACAAGATATTCGGTCCCAGTCCGAAACAAGCCCTGGAGATGGTGGAGCAGGGCTATCACAAGGACGACATCCTGAAAGAAACCGGCAACACCGTCGGTGTACAGGATGCCAACTTCGCCATCCGGCCCGGGGAGATCTTCGTGGTGATGGGGCTGTCAGGCTCCGGTAAATCCACCCTGGTGCGGATGCTCAACCGGCTCATCGACCCCACCAGCGGGACCGTCAAGGTGGACGGCCGCGACATCACGAAGATGAGCAAGAAGGAACTGATCAACATGCGTCGCAACGACATGAGCATGGTGTTCCAGTCCTTCGCCCTGATGCCCCACAAGACCGTGCTGGACAACGCCGCCTTCGGCCTCGAGGTCTCCAGCATTCCCCGGGAACAACGCCACAAGCGCGCCGGCGAAGCGCTGGAAGCGGTCGGCCTGGGCGCCTGGCTCAACAGCTACCCTCATGAACTCTCCGGCGGCATGAAACAGCGTGTGGGACTGGCCCGGGCATTGGCTACGGATCCCGGCATCCTGCTGATGGACGAGGCGTTCTCCGCGCTGGACCCGCTCATCCGCACGGAGATGCAGGACGAACTCATCGCCCTGCAGAAAAAGGACCAGCGCACGGTGGTCTTCATCTCCCATGACCTGGACGAAGCCATGCGCATCGGCGACCGCATCGCCATGATGGAGGGCGGTCGCGTGGTCCAGGTGGGCACACCGGAGGAAATCGTCTCCCAGCCGGCCAACGAATACGTGAAGTCCTTCTTCTACGGCGTTGACGTCAGTCAGGTTTTTGCCGCCGGCGATATCGCCACCAACAAGCAGGTGACGGTGATCCAGCGCCCCGGGGCGGACGTTAACGCCGCCCTGGCGCGGTTGCGCGAGCACGACCGCGAGTACGGCATGGTCGTGGACCGCGATGGCAAGTACCAGGGCGTCGTCAGTGCCGCGAACCTGGTGAAGGCCGCGGAATCCGGCGGTGAAGACCGCTGGCAGAGCGCCTTCGAGGCCGAGGCCGAGGCGGTGCCCCGGGACAAACCCCTGAACGAGGTGCTGGGCCTGGTAGCGGAAGCGCGCTGGCCCGTGCCGGTGGTGGATGAGGAAGGGCGCTACATCGGCTCCATCTCCAAGACCGCCCTTCTGCAGACTCTGGACAAGGCAGGTTAA
- a CDS encoding serine/threonine protein kinase, with translation MEQPVSETPYADLGPSVVLDAVESLGLDCDGRLLQLNSYENRVYQIGLEDQTPVIGKFYRPGRWSDAAILEEHAFTVELQERDIPVVAPLAFNGETLHHYRGHRFTLFPRQGGRLPDLDSPEARLWLGRYLGRLHLVGGMSTFAERPTLTPETFGRVALRYVLDNGLVPPALEQVYAGVAEDVLARVEACFQRAGNVATIRLHGDCHPGNILWTDDGPHFVDLDDALNGPAVQDLWMLLSGDRGEMTRQLDELLEGYEDFSDFDPRQLHLVEALRTLRMMRFSYWLALRWNDPAFPPAFPWFGGERYWEEQILALREQAALLDEPPLQL, from the coding sequence ATGGAGCAGCCCGTCAGTGAAACGCCCTACGCGGACCTCGGGCCGTCGGTGGTCCTGGATGCCGTGGAATCCCTGGGGCTGGACTGCGACGGACGCCTGCTGCAACTGAACAGCTACGAGAACCGGGTCTACCAGATCGGGCTCGAGGATCAGACCCCGGTGATCGGCAAGTTCTACCGGCCGGGTCGCTGGAGCGACGCCGCCATCCTTGAGGAGCATGCCTTCACGGTGGAACTGCAGGAGCGGGACATCCCGGTGGTGGCGCCGCTCGCCTTCAACGGCGAGACTCTGCACCACTACCGGGGCCATCGTTTCACGCTGTTCCCGCGCCAGGGCGGGCGTCTGCCGGACCTGGACAGCCCGGAGGCGCGCCTGTGGTTGGGACGCTACCTGGGCCGCCTGCATCTGGTCGGCGGCATGAGCACGTTCGCGGAGCGGCCGACGTTGACCCCCGAGACCTTCGGCCGGGTGGCCCTGCGCTATGTGCTGGACAACGGTCTGGTGCCGCCGGCGCTGGAGCAAGTCTATGCCGGTGTCGCCGAGGATGTCCTGGCCCGGGTGGAGGCGTGTTTCCAGCGGGCCGGCAATGTGGCCACCATCCGCCTGCACGGGGACTGTCACCCCGGCAACATTCTCTGGACCGATGACGGTCCGCACTTTGTTGATCTGGACGATGCCCTGAACGGCCCCGCGGTTCAGGACCTCTGGATGCTGCTCTCCGGAGACCGGGGCGAGATGACCCGGCAGCTGGACGAGCTCCTGGAGGGCTACGAGGATTTCTCCGACTTCGACCCACGCCAGTTGCACCTGGTGGAAGCCCTGCGGACGCTGCGCATGATGCGGTTCTCCTACTGGCTGGCGCTACGCTGGAATGATCCCGCGTTTCCTCCGGCGTTTCCGTGGTTCGGCGGGGAACGCTACTGGGAGGAACAGATCCTTGCCCTGCGCGAGCAGGCGGCACTCCTCGATGAACCGCCACTGCAGCTCTAG
- a CDS encoding CYTH domain-containing protein produces MAAEIERKFLLTDASWRQEVEKTQVIRQGYFGGTEKASLRVRLSDDHAWLNIKSATLGISRQEYEYPIPAADAREMLDNLCETPLIEKTRHYLHHGGHLWEIDEFFGDNAGLVVAELELQSVDEAFQRPAWLGEEVSDDPRYYNVCLVKHPYREWQ; encoded by the coding sequence GTGGCCGCCGAGATCGAACGCAAGTTTCTGCTCACGGATGCCAGCTGGCGGCAGGAGGTGGAGAAGACCCAGGTCATCCGTCAGGGCTACTTCGGTGGCACGGAAAAGGCGTCCCTGCGGGTGCGCCTCAGCGACGATCACGCCTGGCTCAATATCAAGAGCGCCACGCTGGGCATTTCCCGGCAGGAGTACGAGTACCCCATTCCCGCAGCCGATGCCCGCGAGATGCTGGATAACCTCTGCGAGACCCCGTTGATCGAGAAGACGCGTCATTATCTTCATCACGGCGGGCACCTCTGGGAGATCGACGAGTTCTTCGGCGACAATGCCGGGCTGGTGGTGGCGGAACTTGAACTCCAGTCGGTGGACGAGGCGTTCCAGCGGCCGGCATGGCTGGGTGAGGAAGTCTCGGACGATCCCCGCTATTACAATGTCTGCCTGGTAAAGCATCCCTACCGGGAGTGGCAGTGA
- a CDS encoding COG3014 family protein: protein MVPASAIGAAARTLLALAVLVLAGCASTQHYDRIDERLRAGDAAGALEAASALDTSRNQALYLMNRGMLLRVDGQLEASVDAFEEAKGVLGALEPISISESVAEWTFAETTGAYQASVHERVLLHLMQMLNFLELGRTDAARVEALQVDLGLRRVDPIDGAAPHGGDAFARYLSGIVFEASGDRSDALIAYRRAAQRYEALGRPVPRDLQVSLVRMLDALDLPDERDRWAERFGMASWQPRPEGHGQLLVVVHSGLAPRLRERTVATQDPRSGQLYRVSLPTLQRRGDPVRAVSLSTDEQRVDGERVEVVSDLVDDWLAARMPLLTARAISRNVARHQVAGQARDESQALGALVNILGFLFEQADTRLWRTLPDSFWMVRVDLPPGEYAPELITRGAGGERRQGLEEPVVIRPGGMTVRTVYRH from the coding sequence ATGGTCCCGGCGTCTGCCATCGGGGCCGCAGCGCGCACGCTGCTGGCACTGGCGGTGCTGGTGCTTGCCGGCTGCGCCTCCACTCAGCATTACGATCGCATCGATGAGCGTCTGCGCGCCGGTGATGCGGCCGGGGCGCTGGAGGCCGCCAGTGCCCTGGATACCTCCCGGAACCAGGCGCTGTACCTGATGAATCGCGGCATGCTGCTGCGCGTGGACGGGCAGTTGGAGGCCAGTGTCGATGCCTTCGAGGAGGCCAAGGGTGTTCTCGGTGCGCTGGAGCCCATCAGCATCAGCGAGAGCGTCGCCGAGTGGACGTTCGCCGAAACCACCGGGGCCTACCAGGCCAGCGTGCACGAACGGGTGCTGCTCCATTTGATGCAGATGCTCAACTTCCTGGAACTCGGCCGCACTGATGCCGCGCGGGTGGAAGCCTTGCAGGTGGATCTCGGTCTGCGCCGGGTGGACCCGATCGACGGTGCCGCCCCCCACGGCGGCGATGCCTTCGCCCGCTACCTCAGTGGCATCGTGTTCGAGGCCAGCGGCGATCGCAGTGATGCCCTGATTGCATACCGCCGTGCCGCACAGCGGTACGAGGCCCTGGGCAGGCCCGTGCCCCGGGATCTGCAGGTGAGCCTGGTGCGCATGCTGGATGCCCTGGATCTGCCGGATGAGCGGGACCGTTGGGCCGAGCGCTTCGGCATGGCCTCGTGGCAGCCGCGCCCGGAGGGCCACGGGCAGCTGCTGGTGGTCGTTCACAGTGGTCTCGCGCCGCGGCTGCGGGAGCGAACGGTGGCCACCCAGGATCCCCGTTCCGGCCAGCTCTACCGCGTTTCCCTGCCAACGCTCCAGCGACGGGGGGATCCAGTGCGCGCCGTGTCCCTGAGCACTGATGAACAGCGTGTCGACGGTGAGCGGGTGGAGGTGGTGTCCGATCTGGTGGATGACTGGCTGGCTGCCCGCATGCCCCTGTTGACCGCACGCGCCATCAGCCGGAACGTGGCGCGCCACCAGGTGGCCGGTCAGGCCCGCGACGAGAGCCAGGCCCTGGGCGCCCTGGTGAATATCCTGGGTTTCCTGTTCGAGCAGGCCGATACCCGCCTCTGGCGCACACTCCCCGACAGCTTCTGGATGGTCCGTGTTGATCTGCCCCCGGGGGAATACGCCCCGGAGCTGATCACCCGCGGTGCCGGTGGTGAACGCCGTCAGGGGCTGGAGGAACCGGTGGTGATCCGGCCCGGTGGCATGACCGTTCGCACTGTGTACCGGCACTGA
- a CDS encoding proline/glycine betaine ABC transporter permease — MAFFLDDVEIPIGRYVEDVVDWIRNNLEPALDGFANIVGFFTNNFEDFLLWVPAEVFIIAIVLLSFWRVSWKFGVFAAVALLLVGVMDLWAPTMSTLALVLAASVVALIIGLPIGVAMSRNDLVAQIVRPVLDFMQTMPPFVYLIPAVIFFGLGKVPGTIATVVFAMPPAVRLTNLGIRQVSQENVEAGRAFGCTDRQLLYKVQLPLALPNIMAGINQTIMLSLSMVVIASMIGAGGLGNVVLTGIQRLNVGLGFEGGLGVVILAILLDRITQSFAPTYGSGAQRRSPLEFLKRWAGKPQQQA; from the coding sequence ATGGCTTTTTTCCTGGATGACGTCGAAATCCCCATCGGCCGCTATGTCGAGGACGTGGTCGACTGGATTCGGAACAACCTGGAACCGGCGCTGGATGGCTTTGCCAATATCGTCGGTTTCTTCACCAACAACTTCGAGGATTTCCTCCTCTGGGTGCCGGCGGAGGTGTTCATCATCGCCATCGTGTTGCTGAGTTTCTGGCGCGTGAGCTGGAAGTTCGGCGTATTCGCCGCGGTGGCATTGCTGCTGGTGGGGGTGATGGATCTCTGGGCGCCCACCATGTCGACGCTGGCGCTGGTGCTTGCGGCGAGCGTGGTGGCGCTGATCATCGGCCTGCCCATCGGCGTGGCCATGTCCCGTAACGACCTGGTGGCGCAGATCGTCAGGCCGGTGCTGGATTTCATGCAGACCATGCCTCCCTTCGTCTACCTGATCCCGGCGGTGATCTTCTTCGGCCTGGGCAAGGTGCCCGGCACCATCGCCACGGTGGTGTTCGCCATGCCGCCGGCGGTGCGCCTCACCAACCTGGGCATCCGCCAGGTCAGCCAGGAGAACGTGGAGGCCGGCCGCGCCTTCGGCTGCACGGACCGGCAGTTGCTGTACAAGGTGCAGTTGCCGCTGGCGCTGCCGAACATCATGGCCGGTATCAACCAGACCATCATGCTGTCGCTGTCCATGGTGGTGATTGCCTCCATGATCGGCGCCGGGGGGCTTGGCAACGTGGTGCTCACGGGCATCCAGCGTCTCAACGTCGGTCTGGGTTTCGAGGGCGGCCTGGGTGTCGTGATCCTGGCGATCCTGCTGGACCGCATCACGCAGAGTTTCGCGCCCACCTACGGCTCCGGCGCCCAGCGCCGCTCGCCGCTGGAGTTCCTCAAGCGCTGGGCGGGCAAACCCCAACAGCAGGCGTGA
- a CDS encoding SDR family oxidoreductase, whose amino-acid sequence MTDSRSIALITGANRGIGFETARQLGKLGLRVVLTSRDGIKGKAATDKLQTEGLDVLYHPLDVDREDSRLQLFQHLEDRHGRLDVLINNAGVMPDGDPAQPQQASVFDAELEQVRQSMETNLYGPLRLSQLAVPLMRRNGFGRIVNVSSGLAQLAEMRGAFAAYRLSKTALNALTRILAAEVRGENILVNSVSPGWVRTRMGGENAPRPPVEAVRGITWLATLDDNGPSGGFYQDRMAIPW is encoded by the coding sequence ATGACTGACAGCCGCTCCATCGCCCTGATTACCGGCGCCAACCGTGGCATCGGCTTCGAGACGGCGCGACAGCTCGGCAAGCTCGGGCTTCGCGTGGTGCTCACAAGCCGGGACGGCATCAAGGGCAAGGCGGCCACGGACAAGCTGCAGACCGAAGGCCTCGATGTCCTCTACCATCCGCTGGACGTTGACCGGGAGGACAGCCGTCTGCAGCTTTTCCAGCATCTGGAGGACCGCCACGGACGCCTGGACGTGCTGATCAATAACGCCGGTGTGATGCCCGACGGCGATCCTGCGCAACCGCAGCAGGCCAGCGTGTTCGATGCCGAGCTGGAGCAGGTGCGTCAGAGCATGGAAACCAACCTGTACGGGCCGCTGCGCCTGTCCCAACTGGCCGTTCCGCTCATGCGGCGCAACGGCTTCGGGCGTATCGTCAACGTCTCTTCCGGCCTGGCGCAGCTCGCGGAGATGCGGGGCGCCTTCGCGGCCTACCGGCTGTCGAAGACGGCCCTGAACGCATTGACGCGGATCCTCGCCGCCGAGGTGCGCGGCGAGAACATTCTCGTGAACTCTGTGAGCCCGGGCTGGGTACGAACCCGCATGGGCGGCGAGAACGCGCCACGCCCGCCGGTAGAGGCAGTGCGCGGCATCACGTGGCTGGCAACCTTGGATGACAACGGCCCCAGCGGCGGTTTCTACCAGGATCGCATGGCCATACCCTGGTAA
- a CDS encoding glycine betaine ABC transporter substrate-binding protein, which translates to MLKTTSRALTTMVLGAAVAGTSASADEVTIGWTAWSDAEFITKLAEKVLVDHGGYEVELVQTDIAPQYQGIASGDIDAMLMSWQPGTHGDYLDGIAGDYVDLGPLYMGARLGWVVPDYIPEDELSSISDLTNDEVRDRLDGEITGIDPGAGLSNLSEQAMEDYGLDGYELQFSSGAGMTAALDRAIGRDEWIVVTGWSPHWKFGAYDLRYLEDPEGSLGGAERVHALARNGLHEDHPEVTGVLARIFIDIELLEDYMAYAEENSYDEAVSKFIDENGAHVDYWLSGEL; encoded by the coding sequence ATGTTAAAAACCACGAGTCGCGCTCTGACCACCATGGTGCTCGGGGCGGCCGTCGCAGGTACCTCCGCATCGGCTGATGAAGTCACCATCGGCTGGACCGCCTGGTCGGATGCCGAGTTCATCACCAAGCTGGCCGAGAAAGTACTGGTCGATCACGGCGGCTACGAGGTCGAGCTGGTGCAGACTGACATCGCGCCGCAGTACCAGGGCATCGCCAGCGGTGACATCGATGCCATGCTGATGTCCTGGCAGCCCGGCACCCACGGTGACTACTTGGACGGCATCGCAGGCGACTATGTCGACCTGGGGCCGCTGTACATGGGCGCTCGCCTGGGCTGGGTGGTGCCGGACTACATCCCGGAAGACGAGCTGAGCTCCATTTCCGATCTCACCAACGACGAGGTGCGGGACCGGCTGGACGGCGAGATCACCGGTATCGATCCGGGTGCTGGCCTGTCCAACCTGTCCGAGCAGGCCATGGAGGATTACGGCCTGGATGGCTACGAGCTGCAGTTCTCCAGCGGTGCCGGCATGACCGCGGCGCTTGACCGCGCCATCGGCCGTGACGAGTGGATCGTCGTCACTGGTTGGAGCCCGCACTGGAAGTTCGGCGCCTACGACCTGCGCTATCTCGAGGATCCGGAAGGCAGCCTGGGCGGTGCCGAGCGTGTGCATGCGCTGGCGCGTAACGGCCTGCACGAGGACCATCCCGAGGTTACCGGCGTTCTGGCCCGTATCTTCATCGACATCGAACTCCTTGAGGACTACATGGCCTATGCCGAGGAGAACTCCTACGATGAGGCCGTGAGCAAGTTCATCGACGAGAACGGTGCGCACGTGGACTACTGGCTGAGCGGCGAGCTCTGA
- the gpmA gene encoding 2,3-diphosphoglycerate-dependent phosphoglycerate mutase, giving the protein MVMLRHGQSIWNLENRFTGWYDVDLTDQGRDEARAAGELLRAHGFRFDIAYTSVLKRAIRTLWIALDELDAMWIPVIKDWRLNERHYGALTGLNKAETAEKYGDDQVHVWRRSYATPPPALEADDERHPRFDPRYAGLPADQLPGTESLETTLQRVLPYWEADIAPALKQHDTVLIAAHGNSLRALIKHLQGISDEEITSVEIPTGQPLVFELDDSLRVSEEYYLRDRALPDR; this is encoded by the coding sequence CTGGTCATGCTGCGCCACGGACAGAGCATCTGGAATCTGGAGAACCGGTTCACCGGCTGGTACGACGTCGATCTGACGGATCAGGGGCGCGATGAAGCCCGCGCGGCGGGCGAACTGCTGCGCGCCCACGGCTTCCGTTTCGATATCGCCTACACCTCGGTGCTCAAACGCGCCATTCGCACCCTCTGGATCGCCCTGGACGAACTGGACGCCATGTGGATTCCGGTGATCAAGGACTGGCGTCTCAACGAACGCCACTACGGCGCACTGACCGGGCTGAACAAGGCCGAAACCGCCGAGAAGTACGGCGATGACCAGGTCCATGTGTGGCGGCGCAGCTATGCAACCCCGCCCCCGGCCCTGGAAGCGGACGACGAGCGCCACCCGCGGTTCGATCCCCGTTACGCCGGGCTACCCGCGGATCAGCTCCCGGGCACGGAATCGCTGGAGACCACCCTGCAACGGGTTCTGCCCTACTGGGAAGCGGACATTGCACCGGCGCTGAAGCAGCACGACACGGTGCTCATCGCCGCCCACGGCAACAGCCTGCGGGCGCTGATCAAGCACCTACAGGGCATCAGCGACGAGGAGATCACCAGTGTCGAGATCCCCACCGGCCAGCCGCTGGTGTTCGAGCTTGACGACAGCCTGCGTGTGAGCGAGGAATACTACCTGCGTGACCGGGCCCTGCCGGATCGCTGA
- a CDS encoding L,D-transpeptidase yields the protein MPWIRVLLDRQQVQLLADGEVRVYPASTAANGPGEQDGSFCTPRGWHVIRARIGAGAPEGAVFRGRRWTGEICTPERMAAEPGRDWILTRILWLCGREPGRNRFGPVDTMRRYIYFHGCPESVTLGQPGSRGCIRMRNSDVLELFHKVPTGAPVWLGDSAMAPRAPDSGLYPDWRTS from the coding sequence ATGCCCTGGATTCGCGTCCTGCTGGACCGCCAGCAAGTGCAACTGCTTGCGGATGGGGAAGTGCGCGTGTATCCCGCGTCCACCGCCGCCAACGGGCCCGGCGAGCAGGACGGTTCCTTCTGCACCCCGCGGGGCTGGCATGTTATCCGGGCCCGCATCGGCGCTGGCGCTCCTGAGGGTGCAGTGTTCCGTGGCCGGCGCTGGACCGGGGAGATCTGCACGCCGGAACGCATGGCGGCCGAGCCAGGTCGCGACTGGATTCTCACCCGCATCCTCTGGCTGTGTGGTCGGGAGCCGGGGCGGAACCGGTTCGGACCGGTGGATACCATGCGCCGCTACATCTATTTTCACGGTTGCCCGGAATCCGTCACCCTCGGGCAGCCCGGTTCGCGAGGCTGTATTCGCATGCGTAACAGCGACGTGCTGGAGCTGTTCCACAAGGTGCCGACGGGCGCGCCGGTGTGGCTGGGAGACTCGGCCATGGCGCCCCGGGCGCCGGACAGCGGGCTCTACCCGGACTGGAGGACATCATGA
- a CDS encoding penicillin-binding protein activator LpoB: MKLRHVRWSGLLLALLFLLAGCATQVDRVGPDETEDLTGRWNERDSRLVSEEMVEDLMRRAWLERHHATRDSNPAVIVGEIRNLSDEHINTNTFIRDIERELINSGRVTFVADSGERQAIRGERADQEEHARPDTRSPAGQELGADYMLTGTINTIKDVEGRTEVAYYQVNLALTSLADNTRVWVGQKEIRKVIRRGLFRS; the protein is encoded by the coding sequence ATGAAATTGCGGCATGTGCGCTGGTCGGGTCTCCTCCTGGCACTGCTGTTTCTGCTGGCGGGCTGCGCCACCCAGGTGGACCGCGTCGGCCCGGACGAAACCGAAGATCTGACGGGGCGCTGGAACGAGCGTGACTCCCGCCTGGTGTCCGAGGAGATGGTCGAGGACCTGATGCGGCGTGCCTGGCTGGAGCGCCACCATGCCACACGCGACAGCAATCCCGCGGTCATCGTCGGCGAGATCCGCAATCTCAGCGACGAGCACATCAACACCAACACCTTCATTCGTGACATCGAGCGGGAACTGATCAATTCCGGCCGCGTGACCTTTGTCGCCGACAGCGGCGAGCGCCAGGCCATCCGTGGGGAGCGCGCGGATCAGGAAGAACACGCGCGGCCCGATACCCGCAGCCCGGCGGGGCAGGAGCTGGGTGCGGACTACATGCTCACCGGCACCATCAATACCATCAAGGATGTGGAAGGGCGTACCGAAGTGGCCTACTACCAGGTCAACCTCGCGCTCACCAGCCTGGCGGACAACACCCGCGTCTGGGTCGGACAGAAGGAAATCCGCAAGGTGATCCGGCGCGGGCTGTTCCGTTCCTGA
- a CDS encoding DUF1499 domain-containing protein produces MDALNTLLKALLAVIVLGVILVTGTIVKNWPPMLDSPGPLVRVATYLSTNTVETRQHAARPELRNRVYAATPQETWDAARMAVERLRWEVVHSDPDNLSIQAVTYTALLRFEGDVYIQIRDAEPDLSTVYFHASSRLGRGDFAANTRKLLDFREQLETELMNR; encoded by the coding sequence ATGGATGCTCTGAACACGCTGCTCAAGGCCCTGCTGGCGGTGATCGTGCTCGGCGTGATCCTGGTCACCGGGACCATCGTCAAGAACTGGCCACCGATGCTGGACAGTCCCGGACCGTTGGTTCGCGTGGCCACGTACCTGAGCACGAACACGGTGGAGACCCGCCAGCACGCTGCCCGGCCGGAACTCCGCAACCGCGTGTACGCCGCCACACCGCAGGAGACCTGGGACGCCGCCCGCATGGCCGTCGAGCGGCTGCGCTGGGAGGTGGTGCACAGTGATCCGGACAACCTCTCCATCCAGGCGGTGACCTACACGGCCCTGTTGCGGTTCGAGGGCGACGTGTACATCCAGATCCGGGACGCGGAACCCGACTTGAGCACCGTCTACTTCCACGCGAGCTCGCGCCTCGGCCGGGGTGATTTCGCCGCCAACACCCGGAAACTGCTGGATTTCCGTGAGCAACTGGAAACGGAGCTGATGAACCGGTGA
- the nagZ gene encoding beta-N-acetylhexosaminidase: protein MTPGGLMIGLQGPELTADERELLQHPRVAGAILFQRNIGEWEQLRALVGDIRSLSTPGLVAVDQEGGRVQRIGAPCTRLPPVRRLGEWHDRDPAAAEAGAGQLGWLMSAELRTAGIDLSFAPVLDLDRGISAVIGDRAFHGDPDAVAALGGAWSRGMRAAGMASCGKHFPGHGAVTADSHTDLPVDHRPELELRGADMAVFERLIDEDALTAIMTAHVVYPHVDNQPATFSPTWIHRTLREEMNFRGVVVGDDLGMEAAASVGDLVARAESAVHAGCDLVMLCNELDGIGKVLDALGAEVPDVTAERLQRLRGGTPAAPDLAALQEHPDWRRARELAESFD from the coding sequence ATGACGCCGGGCGGTTTGATGATCGGCCTCCAGGGCCCGGAATTGACCGCGGACGAACGGGAGCTGCTGCAGCACCCGCGGGTCGCCGGCGCCATCCTGTTCCAGCGCAATATCGGTGAGTGGGAGCAGCTTCGGGCCCTGGTGGGGGACATTCGGTCGCTGAGCACGCCGGGCCTGGTGGCGGTGGATCAGGAAGGCGGGCGGGTGCAGCGCATCGGTGCGCCGTGCACGCGACTGCCGCCGGTGCGACGGCTGGGCGAGTGGCATGACCGGGACCCCGCAGCCGCCGAGGCCGGTGCCGGGCAGCTCGGCTGGCTGATGTCCGCGGAACTGCGTACCGCCGGCATCGATCTCAGCTTTGCCCCGGTGCTGGATCTGGACCGGGGCATCAGCGCCGTTATCGGTGACCGGGCGTTCCATGGTGACCCGGATGCAGTGGCCGCCCTGGGCGGGGCCTGGTCCCGCGGCATGCGCGCCGCCGGCATGGCGAGCTGCGGCAAGCACTTCCCCGGCCACGGTGCCGTCACCGCCGATTCCCACACCGACCTGCCGGTGGACCATCGTCCGGAACTGGAACTGCGCGGTGCGGACATGGCGGTGTTCGAGCGACTCATCGACGAGGACGCCCTGACCGCGATCATGACCGCCCACGTGGTATACCCGCACGTGGACAACCAGCCCGCCACGTTCTCGCCCACCTGGATTCACCGCACCCTGCGGGAGGAGATGAATTTCCGGGGCGTGGTGGTCGGGGATGATCTCGGCATGGAGGCCGCAGCCAGTGTGGGTGATCTGGTGGCACGGGCGGAATCCGCGGTGCACGCCGGCTGTGATCTGGTCATGCTGTGCAATGAACTCGACGGCATCGGCAAGGTGCTGGACGCGCTCGGCGCGGAGGTCCCGGACGTCACCGCGGAGCGGCTGCAGCGGCTGCGGGGCGGAACGCCGGCGGCGCCGGACCTGGCGGCATTGCAGGAGCACCCCGACTGGCGACGCGCCCGTGAACTCGCGGAGTCGTTTGACTGA
- a CDS encoding YiiD C-terminal domain-containing protein, with protein MTTARELQDLLHRQIPLSAAMGLTVQALDGRSLTLRAPLAANHNHAGTMFAGSQHALASLAGWGLLRAWADDNDWSAELVLAHADIRYLRPAPGDLEATATLDDEQRARLQEARETNGAARLELRMDLVADCQVCSRFTGLFAARGTASGD; from the coding sequence ATGACGACGGCCAGAGAGCTGCAGGACCTGCTGCACCGCCAGATTCCACTGAGCGCGGCCATGGGCCTCACCGTGCAGGCGCTGGACGGGCGCAGTCTGACCCTGAGAGCCCCGCTGGCGGCCAACCACAACCACGCGGGCACCATGTTTGCCGGCAGTCAGCACGCCCTGGCCAGCCTGGCCGGCTGGGGGCTGTTGCGCGCCTGGGCAGACGATAACGACTGGTCCGCCGAGCTGGTGCTGGCCCACGCGGACATCCGCTATCTCCGCCCTGCCCCGGGTGACCTGGAAGCGACGGCAACCCTGGACGACGAGCAACGGGCGCGCCTGCAGGAGGCCCGGGAGACCAACGGCGCGGCGCGCCTGGAGCTGCGTATGGATCTGGTGGCCGACTGCCAGGTCTGCTCCCGCTTCACTGGCCTGTTCGCAGCCCGCGGCACTGCGTCCGGCGACTGA